In Pedobacter sp. W3I1, one DNA window encodes the following:
- a CDS encoding cellulase family glycosylhydrolase codes for MKIKTSIATMAVMLSVCLMGCEKKELITETLPEIEKTETSNAQQATVEGLGAAGIAGVNWADGRDNFVDGWVIPSGLTAGDNYTTVSAKANAILTGFQNNMPGVNTVRLPINPPSVAEAWWAAYTGAIDRALSKNMKVILACWESASSHNGTIDDTTQFWAMWQTVVNKYGSNANVYFEPMNEPYGYTLAQLTTIYAEWLSRYPNVSKGRILLGGTGYSENVTAVGADSRFSGCLLSLHNYAFWATRTQSAWESDWRSRFGNYASRTVVTEYGAAMTTGKNYTGSVGSDNEIAYIVGSTNVFRNDKVASVYWPGLRDNDSYSIQNRGGSGTNITLTTTNQSGLTRIRYGWGL; via the coding sequence ATGAAAATTAAAACGTCAATCGCAACGATGGCCGTTATGTTAAGCGTATGCTTAATGGGCTGTGAAAAAAAAGAATTAATTACAGAAACTCTACCCGAAATTGAGAAAACAGAAACCTCAAATGCTCAACAAGCAACAGTAGAGGGGTTAGGCGCCGCAGGTATTGCCGGGGTAAACTGGGCTGATGGCCGCGACAATTTTGTGGATGGCTGGGTAATCCCTTCAGGATTAACAGCTGGTGACAATTATACTACCGTATCAGCAAAGGCAAATGCGATACTAACGGGTTTTCAAAATAATATGCCGGGTGTAAACACCGTGAGGTTACCGATTAATCCACCTAGCGTGGCAGAAGCATGGTGGGCTGCTTATACAGGCGCTATAGATCGTGCACTAAGTAAGAACATGAAAGTGATTTTGGCTTGTTGGGAGAGTGCATCTTCCCATAATGGTACTATTGATGACACCACTCAGTTTTGGGCCATGTGGCAAACCGTAGTTAATAAATATGGAAGTAATGCTAACGTGTATTTCGAACCTATGAATGAGCCCTATGGTTATACATTGGCCCAATTAACCACTATTTATGCCGAATGGCTTTCCCGTTACCCCAATGTAAGCAAAGGCCGGATTCTTTTAGGTGGTACCGGCTATTCGGAAAATGTTACTGCTGTTGGCGCAGATAGCCGCTTTTCGGGTTGCCTGTTGTCCCTGCATAATTATGCATTTTGGGCTACCAGAACACAATCAGCCTGGGAAAGCGATTGGCGAAGCCGCTTCGGTAATTATGCAAGTCGTACCGTTGTTACCGAATATGGTGCAGCCATGACTACTGGTAAAAATTATACAGGTTCGGTAGGTAGTGATAATGAGATTGCCTATATAGTTGGTTCTACCAATGTATTTAGAAACGATAAAGTGGCAAGCGTATACTGGCCAGGGCTTAGAGATAACGATAGCTACAGTATTCAGAACCGAGGTGGAAGCGGAACAAATATTACTTTAACTACCACTAATCAATCGGGATTAACTCGTATCAGATATGGCTGGGGTTTATAG